From a region of the Balaenoptera musculus isolate JJ_BM4_2016_0621 chromosome 15, mBalMus1.pri.v3, whole genome shotgun sequence genome:
- the LOC118881204 gene encoding U7 snRNA-associated Sm-like protein LSm10, whose protein sequence is MAVSHSVKERTISENSLIILLQGLQGQVTTVDLRDESMARGCIDNVDAFMNIRLAQVTYTDRWGHQVELDDLFVTGRNVRYVHIPDDVNITATIEQQLQVIHRVRNFGGKGKGRREFPSKNYK, encoded by the coding sequence ATGGCAGTGAGCCACTCAGTGAAGGAGCGGACCATCTCCGAGAACAGCCTGATCATCCTGCTGCAGGGCCTCCAGGGCCAGGTCACCACCGTGGACCTGCGGGATGAGAGCATGGCCCGCGGATGCATAGACAACGTTGATGCTTTCATGAACATCCGCCTGGCCCAGGTCACCTACACGGACCGTTGGGGGCATCAGGTCGAGCTGGATGACCTCTTTGTGACAGGCCGGAATGTCCGTTACGTCCACATCCCCGATGATGTGAACATCACCGCGACCATCGAGCAGCAGCTGCAGGTCATCCATCGGGTGCGCAACTTTGGCGGCAAGGGGAAAGGCCGGCGGGAATTTCCCTCCAAAAACTATAAGTGA